A stretch of DNA from Cryptomeria japonica chromosome 4, Sugi_1.0, whole genome shotgun sequence:
TAGAAAAATAACTCCTCCTACTTTGTGGAATGGATCCCCAATAatgtgaagtcctctgcttgtgaCATCCCTCCCACAGGCATCAAGATGGCTTCCACCTTCATCGGTAACTCCACCTCCATCCAAGAGATGTTCAGGTGCATGAACAAGCAAATTCACTGCTATGTTCAGGAGAAAGGCCTTTTTGCACTGGTATACTGGAGAGGGCATGGACGAGATGGATTTCACTGAGGCCGAGAGCAACATGAACGATCTGGTCTCTGAGCACATGCAATACCGGGATGCCATCACTGATGAGGAAGAGGGGTACGATGACGAAGAAGAATAAGAAAAGTGATTGGTTCATAGTAATTTACATATAAGTTACTTTTGTTTAACAATGGTGACAACAACTAGTTGTGTTAGTCTATTTCATTTGTTGTATTTTCCTCCTCTCTGCTGGATGTTAAGCATATGCATAAGTTATTTCTCCTTTTGATATCTCTCTGCACATGCTAAACGCAATACATGCTATGGGAGGATTTGCACTAAACAGACTTGTTGAAAATGTTTTAAAAccttttcaagcaaatgcaatttgcAGGCAAAAAGTTGAATTTCATAACCTTTCCCATAACTTTGAAATAGCGCATGGAGACTCGCCAATCCATAATCGATATTGGATTCTTATTAGATGTTGCATTTGCAAGTTCTTGTATAGAAATGTATGTGAAATATGGAAAGGTAGATGAGGAACATGAAAATTGTTTGACACAATGTCTAGAAAAGATGCTATCTCATGGCTCGCAATGATTGAAGGATTGCACAAATCGATTTGTTGAAAGGCTGTGGAAACTTTCAAGctaatgcaattggtaggtgtatagccaaattccatgacctttACCAGTAGTCCACTTGTGCCAATATAGAAGCTTCGAACAAAGACGCCCCAAAGAGATGTCATCACAAGGAATGAAATGATATAATTGCAGTGTATGCACGAAATGAACCTCGCAAAATGAGCTCCCAAAAACACCGAATAAATATTGCTCACACACATCTTAACATTATAAGCTTTGTTTGTGTATAGTTTGTGGATGAGGGTCATGCATACTACATGGTTCATCTTTATGTCCGCGGTGGTCAGCTTGAAGATACTCAATAAACTGTATTTGTCGCGATTGTGTGGGCGTGTTACCTTGGCGTGTGTTGAAAAATATTTGTAAGCTTACAAGCATGAAAAATGTGGAAGCGTCGATGAGGCACAAACACAGTGgcaaaatgatcaaatcaatgtgGTCTCATGGTGTCGTATGGATGTTTGAAATAAGATATGACCGTCTACCAAAGTACATCAAATATTTTTGTCAAATCTAATAGTTAAAACCACCAAACCTCATGGTTGCAAGTGCATTGGTCGATATACATGCAAACTGGGCAACTACAGTCAAAGCACGTGAATAGTTTGATAAGTCATCTCAAAGAAATATGGGTGCATTGTATTCCATGATTGCAGTGTATCCAAATAATTGGTTTGTTTAAAAATATTTAGAAGCTCTTAAGAAAATACGATTAGATGGGTCCAAAGTACAAAGGATAAAGGACTTTCCTCAGGTGTCCGAGTTGCAATTGCCACGATAGATATGCATGGAAACTATGGAGTCAAAGAGAAGACGAGCGAATTGTTTGTCAAAATGCCTCGAGAGAGAAGAGTATTGTGTCAAGGAATGAAATGAGATAATTATAGATGATTGTAGGAGACACTCGAATTAATATGCATTTGAATGCAATGTATGTGTAGATGTGCTCTCTTGGTGCATGCAAATTTTACATGAATGTAAACTAATGATGTCGAAAAAGCTTTAAAAATCTTCATGAAAGCAAATTTTTTAAACGTAAAGCTCATTCTACAACTTATGTCAGCATCCTTGGAGCCCATGATAAAGTGAAGTATTGATATCCATCAAAACATGAAAGGATGACTCCAAAATTCGATGAAAGGAAATCCAAAAGATTTCATACAAATGTGTAGATAATGAGTGTAAAGCTATGATTGTCTAACATTTTCCAGCATGTAGCTACACTCCACAGTGTAAGTAGAGAGTTGATGATGAAATGGTTacaaagataaagatgaagatgaagacatggagGCCACCTCGACAAAATCGACAACAAGTTCTTTCTTCAATGTAATGGTTTTGAAATTcttttttgtaaaaagtgacttatgtcacttgcTGTAACTAAAAGAATTTGAAAATGACTTTTGTAAAaatttaggtaaatcctaacttatcATCGAAagggtagttatcctaagtggttAGTTAGGTAGTTACACAAAGTGGTTATGGGTTGGTTATCAAGGCAATCCTATAAATACATGGCTTTTTCATTATGACAGGGAGACTCTGACAGAAGGGGAGATGTTGGAGAACTTTTGGTTTTTACATTCTGGTACACAAtgcttttgaacttgtatattttcaaaataaCAATGAAGAATTCATTGATTTCATATGTCTTGAGTGTATTCATAGTTTATCATTACTAATTTctcgtatgttgaattagtaatccatTTTGTGTATTGGTGCAATCCATTGGTTTTCAATTCCaaaatatatgcattttgatgaaacacatcatttcctGGTATCCTAAAATGTGTGTGTTAGTACAACTTATTTCTTCATATGTTGAGGTTTGTTGTCTTTCTTTCATCAACATCACATATCTAAAACATATCTCATGCTTAAaccccttttgtaattgttattcattgtgaatCTCAAATGGTATTCATATGTCTGTCATTGGGGTTTTTGTTATTCacctttctttagtttagttttgtctcctttttgtactttcaagtaaaaaatacataaaaatcctaaaaacccccatcatatgagggagatgcccctctcaaacgtagaggaagattgCAGTTTCtttgcaatctctccaactgttggaacggttGTCACTGCTCTTCAGGCAAACGGGGTCAAGTTTGAAGGAtaattcacagtgacaaatctatttaccagtatatgtatatgtatatgtatgtatgcatgtatgtatgtatatgtatatgtatatgtatatgtatatgtatttgtatatgtatatgtatatatatgtatgtatgtatatatatgtatatgtatatacatatacatatatgtgtgtgtgtaaaagtatgtataaatatattatatagacacatatacatatacatatacatatacatatacatatacatacatacatacatacatatatacatatacaaatacatatacatatacatatatgtacatatacacatatacatatatatacatatatatgtatgtatgtatgtatgtatttatgtatgtatgtatccatgcatatgtatatgtatatatacatatacatatatatacatatatatgtatgtatgtatgtatgtatgtatgtgttgacCCTACTTGTTATTCATGATGCCGACAAGGAGCTTAATGggtttttaaataaaatcaaaatggTGCGTTGATAATGACTCCTAAATTGCCGAATATTTTTGTGCAAGCCAATTATGAAGACCACGAAATGCGGTAAGTGGGTGTTAACAAAGTCATTGTCGACAATATACTTGCATGCATGTTTGCCAAGTTTCAGTTTCAAAATCACATCAATTATAATCCCGTTTCAGTCTTCAAAGAAGTCGAGGACATTAAGTAGTTGTCATACATCATTCAAGATTATCGACTAAATTGACAAGTTGGAACAAGTTCTTAAGTGACCGATCACGCACTCTCACTCATTAAAGAGTTAGTTATTTTAACTTATTCTTTGGGCAATTTAATAGAGTTACAAATGAACCACGATACATTCCTAAGGAAAAGATAGTAATTACTTCATCGGTAAGTTGTAAGAGTGACACAAGTTGTCAATAAAGCCCAAGTATCCGCAAATTGCTTAAGTTGAAGGTAGCTGATATCTCTCAAATTAAAGTCAGTTATTTTAACCAACTCTCCTACAATTTTAGTAGTGGGCATTCAACATATATGATGAAACGACTTTGAAGTAAATATGAATACCAATTTAGTCCCAtggcatgcaaaatgtggaatcatagacatGTAACTTGAAAAGGTTGACAGAATCCCTCGCGATTTGTATGCAAGAATGCCTCGAGGGAGATTGTGTCAAGGAATGGGTCGAGATGATTGTAGAGTCCGCACAAAATGAGTTCATTGAAAATgttcaataaaatatatttatctcaCAACCTTTGTCCACACTTGCTTTAATGAGGACGTATTCTCCTGAAGATGCTCAATTGTTGTATGAAGAATGTGAAGCATGGGGGTTTATCAGATGTTTGAGTTGCAGTTGCCTGTGGTAGacatgcatatcatgaggaatcaTAGACAAATCATGGAAAATTTTATCAGACTATCTTAAAGAAAAGTCACAGGAAATGGATGAGAAAAAAGACAGTTTTAGAAACCTTTGAAGCAAGTGTGATTAGCAGATATAAAGCTAACTTGTATAATTTGGTTGTTATCTTCACAAGCACAGACCTAGTGTGCATGTAGAATGCCcaccatctctttgaatggtaattTAGAAAATGGTTTGcacaaagaatttctcaaaatctttaaATAATCAAAGCATTCTGAAATACATTCTAGGGTTATAAGTCTTGTTTGCACTCCTCTTAATAGAAGCAAGTCGTAAACTTGTACTAAATGTGTGGTCATGTCTTCTCGGCATTTGCAAATTTGATTTGTATATGGGTCGAGTTGTCATGGTAGATATACATGTTTTGAAAAGACAAAATATTAGAGGTGACGAAATATAAATGTTATGATACCCGAGAATGAGATTCAAAGACTTTTGAGTCATCACAATTTATAGAATACGTAGAAGATAGATATGTTGAAAAACTTTAGGAATTTTCAAATGGATCTTCATGTTCGTGGTGGCCATGTTCGATAAATTTCAAACAAAGCTATCATGGTTATTTTCTCTTGGTGGTTGCAAATCATACTACACACTAGAATTGTAAAGAAGATTTCAGTGTGGAACTTACAAAAGCCCCATCATGAAGTACAAAGCACAGGAGTATGAATATGCTCCCATGATCAACACTATGCTTCCCAAGGTTCTTGACACCAAAATAAGATACATTAATCTACAAGATATCATAAAATCATTAACAGAAGAAGATAGATCAAAATTGTCCCGCAGGATAGCTGACAATGGGTTGGTTGATGCAACTTGCTTCCCCATAGTGGTGCAATGTCCAGAATTGATGACAGAATGTGCAAAAGGATATAACCCTAATGCAAGAGAAATAAGCATTGTTGATGGGCGCTTGATGGCTAAGCTAGATGGAATTTCCATCGCCATCATTCTTTGATTGTCATACAAGGAGAAATTCACTTACATTGATAAGCAAAAGGCTTATAAGTATTTTAGTGACAACAGAAGTGTTAGacagatcaaataattggaagacaactaagagggggagggggtgaatcagttgtcacagattactggaaccattagaaatttaaactttaataccagaacccaaaacattaatatcataaTAGCAGATAagccaattaagtataaacaataatcacagaataaataccatccacatgacactaagatttgtacgtggaaaacccggtaaagggaaaaaccacagtgggaagcctacccacagtcagataatacttttatagtaagtatgtgaagttacaatgaaggggcctgcacttgtaggaaggccaacaacctagagcacactgctcagtattgttcttaccatccaatgatatagttacttttcctttgatcatacatgtcttgtcatctccaaatctaactagaccaccatcaaattcttgcaaagacaaaaacttccctttatctccaatcatatgatgtgaacaaccattgttaattacccattcatccttgtcttcaattttagcagcaagtgccttctcttcaggtacattctcttctagtgccggatcatcttccttgatagccaggaatgcccattccttcccattgtcagatccactagtagaatacctggttcatcatcagaatcagtaatgccttcctcatccgctatgtagcatgacttgTCTATGTTTCTCTTatatttatacttgttttgatatccagggttaggcttaaatgatcttctaactctttcttcaaatcttgaattccttttaggacatctagatgcaaaattaccaatcttattacatgcaaaacatttaaaaggttcttttccttcatacttacttcctaccggttctttaggtactcttctagcaaatagttcttcaagtttctcaaactcatcatcttctctcttcatatcttccaattactttgcatacaaagctttccagtcttgcttaccggttgtatatgtagatgcatgaaaagtaggttcagacttcatagctccagaagttccaaattcttcaagctcaaaagaagatagtttcccaaccaaagtatctttgttgatagatttattagccattgttctcaactcattaatagtagtagccttcattttgtaagccagtggtagggatctcaggactttagaaaaaatttcatcttcactcaaagttccaccacaacattgaattcccataaaaaatctcatttacccattccatgaatgcagtaatcctttcatctccttccatcttcaggttttcatatctcacctggtaaccatcacgTTTAGAAATttttactatagggtcaccttcattaagagtctccaacttatcccatatagcctttccagatgatttgtcggttaatcccattatttgctaatcagaaagtgcatagaagagggcttctcttgctctacaatcattctcaagctccttgtctaggtttgcaggaggaggattgccagatcctggattatacgatgtgacaccattctgtgtgatctcccaaatcttcttgCCAAGAAATCTTAGATGAGACTCCATTttaatcttccatactatgtaatttgttccatcaagcctcagaatacccctatgaaagatagctctagaagaactggatgaacttgaactattagtcgccataggatcttcctcaagcgattaagctttatGTAGAGAGCAcgaaatctttgataccaattgttagacagttcaaataattggaagacaacatagaggggggggggtgaatcagttgtcatagattaccagaaccattagcaattcagactttaataccggaacccaaaacattaatacgagaatagaagataaaccaattaagcataaacaataatcacagaataaataccatccacatgacaccaatatttgtatgtggaaaactcggtaaagggagaaaccatggtgggaagcctacccatggtcagataatacttctgcagtaagtatgtcaattacaatgaaggggcctgcacttgcaagaaggccaacagcctagagcgcacttatcatcacaaaagtagcctcactcactacatataaatctagactacaatccaaagaagtgttgaactacaaaagatagcatcccctatgcctgagtacaatttcaattaagctcaataccagaggactaaatcctcttacatatacccaatttgatctccaatgatcgaccaactccttttcctaaatgatattacattattcacacattacattccttgaccatgacctctaacaataaccatgatgatctacaatgagatcttacatctatatatacaaaccctcgaccataaagaatcaggttggccaccagacaataaaccaattatataattgcaaaccatgtcggccttagaccaaacaaataatatcaacacataagacatccccacatgttacattaaagtcgttccataacctagatcaatcgggaccaagtataggtccacacaccacAACAATGATCTTCATCCGCCAAGTCTGGAACATGATCAACAACTACATCCAGAAACTCCAGTAGAAGCTAcacgaacaccacttatgcaattcatcaaagatctccaccaaaagctctatcggtgaaaccctcgccgaaaccagaaaccacTCTTCTAAGCaggcaggatagcatctgatctccagaccaaaagaaattgaacaaatatgagcatgagtatcatgaacaagccaattccatcaccaaactataccggatccTACCGGATAATGTTGGATCCaagtcaaccagaaaccactcaacctactgggaccagaagggtgtcagtaaagtatccaaacaactagtgttggcatcaatgacaaaacatcaatgcaacacataatcaattccaccagatGGCCAACAAGAAGTAAATGCTTGAATAACTTAGCCAAAGAATGGATGGTGACATCACGAGGAGGACAATCTCAGCTTCCGAAGACACTTCACTGCTCTCCTTTTATTAAAGagatctttcatctgatagtcctACTCCATAGGGTAACAGGTAGCCCTGATTCTACTGAATTCAAAATGTGGATTTACCTTTTCATCATAGTTATATCAGTAGGAAAACAATTCATTGATTGGGGTCGTCTTATTAGTGATTTCATACATAATCagttgatctattttaagacaagTCAACGCTTTCACATGTCTTCCTATTTGATATACGCAATCACTAATTTAAGGTAATGGCTAGGTTTGAGTACAAATGGTGTTCTGAATCTGGAAACACAGATCTACAACTACTACAAGCAGTTGTAGTTGCAGGATATTTTCGTGCATTTCAGatgagtgaatgatgcctttacaaTACTGGCAGTGTgatagggtttacctagcttgctcacacttcacctagttggtgttgctcaattccaccaacctcaccagaTCTAGCTATGCTTTAATATCTCTAAGTCCTTACccatctcaaggtgtttgcaacaagtgtttggctaagaaccctaccatttcaatgtgCCTCCCATACGCTCAATCTTGCTATCATGACAACCACTTGTCAATTTCACCCCCGTACTattgtgagtcattgcagaggtgtggaggtggaattTACCATGGAATGAATTCCATTTGGCCCATTTGTGGTTTTTCTTTCACTattttccttaccgatttcaccaatttgcctagaaatagggctacaaggaagagCCCCTATTAGGCTTCCAAAAtctggtttttgagggtttttggt
This window harbors:
- the LOC131874723 gene encoding LOW QUALITY PROTEIN: uncharacterized protein LOC131874723 (The sequence of the model RefSeq protein was modified relative to this genomic sequence to represent the inferred CDS: deleted 1 base in 1 codon); translated protein: MLLSASVKSISSMPSPVYQCKKAFLLNIAVNCLFMHLNISWMEVELPMKVEAILMPVGGMSQAEDFTLLGIHSTK